The window GTGGCCTGCGACGAGGAGTTCGCCGGGCGGCTGCGGCAGGTCCGGTTCGCCACGGGGGGCGTGCTGCATCCGCTCGCCGGCTATCTGCTGCTGCGCGGTCTGTCGACGCTGCCCGTCCGGGTGCGCGCCGCCTCCGCGAACGCCGCCGAACTGGCTCGGCGCCTTCGCGCCGACCCGCGTGTCGCCCGGGTCCACTATCCGCGGCTCGGCGGCGCCATGATCGCCTTCGAGATCCATGGCGATCCGCACGAGGTGATCGCCGGGGTCCGGCTCGTCACTCCGGCGGTGAGTCTCGGCAGCGTCGACACGTTGATCCAGCACCCCGCCTCGATCAGCCATCGCATCGTGGACGCGGAGGACCGGCGCGGGAGCGGAGTGAGCGACCGGCTCCTTCGGCTGTCGGTCGGGCTGGAGGACGTGGAGGATCTCTGGCGGGATCTCGACGAGGCGCTGGGGTCGGCGCCGGGCGACAGCTCCGAGCGGGAGCTGGCGGCGGAGCGGTAGTCCCGGTGCGGCAAGTGGTGCGCGGCGTGCGGCGTGTGGTGTCGCCCTGGAGCATCGGGGACATGCGGTGCGGCCGATGCACCGGAACGCGGACGGTGGCGGGCCCGGCGTGCTCGCCGGACCCGCCACCGTGCGGAACGGATGCCGGCCGGCCGACCCCGTCCGGCTCCGTCGCTTCCGTCGACCCCGTCAGTCGCGCACCGAGTGCTCGTGCTCGGGCATCTGCTCGCGCTCGTCCCCGGGAGCCTCCGCGTACGGCGGGTGCGGGTCGAGGGGCATCGCGCTGAGGCGGGCGGTGATGACGAGAGTGCCCTCCTCGATCTGGTAGTCGAGGGGGAGGTCTAGGGCGCGCATCGCGGCGACCATGCCGGTGTTGGACGACTGCGTGACGGCGTACACGCTCTCGCAGCCGGCCTCGACGGCCATCGCCACCAGACGGCCGAGGAGCTCGCCGCCGATACCGCGCCGCTGCCAGTCGTCCTCCACCAGCAGAGCGATCTCCGTCTCGTCGCCGTCCCAGAGGAGATGGCCCAGCCCGACGACGCGCCCCGACGCGGTCTGCACGGCGAGCGTGCGCCCGAAGTGCGGGCTGAGAAGGTGCTTGAGGTACTTGTCCGCGTCGTTGACGGGTCCGTGATAGCGCATGCTCAGCGTCCGCTGTGAGCACCGCTCGTGCATGGCCTTCGCGGCGTCGACGTCACCGGCGTCGGCGCGGCGCACAGTGATGTCGTTGCCCCGGGGCAGTGTCAGGACGTCCCTGCTGTGCGGCACCCGCGGACCGAGCCGGGCGTCCAGCTCGACCAGCGCCCGGGCCCGCGCGAACTCGGTGGGCGTGAACGGCAGATAGGGCCGCTCCACGGTGATCACTCCGCCCTCCGGCGCACGCAACCGCATCACGGTGTCCTCCAGCGCCCCCTCGACGGGCGCCCCCTCGTGCGAACGGTCCCCGCGCACCGACGTGGCGGGCAGCGAACGGATCGTGCACCGCCCGAGCAACTGGCGCAGCGCCAACGGCAGTTCCGCCGCGTCCAGTGCCGTACGTGTCGCGAGGCCCAGGACACGGGTGGGAGCGTCCACCAGGTCGTGCGCGTCGGCCCGCTCGATCCACGTGCCGCGACCGCCGGCCAGCGCCACCGTGTCGGTGACGTCGGACGCCGCCACCGGGGCGGGAGCACGCAGCAGGAACTCGTCCACGGTGCCCTCGGCCAGCGGATGCGTCTGCAGACTCAGGATGTCGACCCGCAGACCGGCCAGCGCCACGCACAGCGCGGCCAGCGACCCGGGCTCGTCCCGCACGGTCGTACGCATCCGCCACAGCACGGCTTCACCGGAGCCGGCCTCCGGCGAGCCGGCATCCCCCACGGCCGCCCCGGCCTGCCGCACGGATGCGGGCGGCCGGGCGCCGGTATCGCCCGTCGGCGGGGCGTGACCGTGGCGTCGTGCCCACCATGTGTGGAACCCCGCCGTGGCGATCAGGGCGATCGCCGGAATCGCGAGCAGGACGGGGCCATAGGAGCCGTGCCCGGTCAGGTGAGCCACGGTGTCGGCGACCGCCGCGGCCGTGAACAGCGCGGCCAGCCGGATGAGATGCCGGCGCCAGTGGTGGACCGGCCGGCCGTTTTTCGTGCGCGTCGCGTGAGACATGTCTGGAGTCATGCGTTCACTGTGGAGCATCGGTGTTGCGTGATCACGAACGCTTTGTGACTGATCGGTTAAGTGTGCTTCTGTCTTTTTTGTTGCATTTTTTACGAATCCCGGGATGGGAATCGAACGTCCCCTGAACGGACTCAACGGGTCGAACGGGCCGAACACGTACAGGACTTGCGCGCCGAGGCCGGAGCTTCGGCGGCGGTGCCCGCTTCAGGCGGCCACTTCCCTGCCCAGGGTGTCACGCAGCCGACGGGCCTGGGTCACGAGCCGGGACGAGCCGCTCCGCTCCGCCGCCTGCGCGAGATACGCCACGTCGTCGCGCGCCCCGGTGAGCTCGGCGCACTCGGCGGCGACCGCCAGCAGTTCGCCGAATCCGCGGGTGGCCGGGGCGGCGCCGTCCGCCGCGAGGTCCGCGAGCAGCACGGGCAGCGCGGCCCGGAGTATCGACCAGACGGTGGCGTACGCGCCGGTCGTCGCCGCGGTCCGCGCGGACTCGGCGAGCCGCAGGGGCTTCACCGCCCCGCGGCGCACCAACTGCCCCAGGTCCCCGCCGAGCCGCTCGGCGTCCAACTGCCCCCGCGCGGCGAGGACCAGGAGGGCGTCCACCGCGCCGAGCCGGTCCTCCGGGTGACGTGCCCCCAGCCCGTACGCGACGCAGAGGTGCACGGCCTCGCCCGCCTCGCCCTCCGCCTCGGCGATCAGCGGCAGGATCGTGGCGGCGTTGCGGGTGCCCTCGACCGAGACCGAGGAGACCTCACGCATCAGGCGGGCGGCCACCAGCTCGCGCCGCCCGGGCACCACGGCCAGCCAGTGCTGCCGCCCGTCCTGGCTCCAGTAGTGGTGGCAGTATCTGCGCGCCTCGAAGACGCCGACGGGTCGGCCGAGCCTGCGGAACGCCGGCGGGAGGTCTGCCTGCAGCTCGTCGAGCTCGCCGAGTTCCAGCAGGATGCGGACCCCCGAGGTGCGTCGCCTGCTCGTGGGCACCGTCGGGGCGTCGCCGGCGAGCCAGCGCGCCAGCCGCTCTCCGTGTGCCGTGCCGAGTGAGGCGGCCCGCCCGGCGGCGGCAGCGGCCACCGCACGGTCGTCGCGCCGTACCCGGAGCAGTGCCTGCGCGAAGTCGGCCGCCCCGGGCCGGGCGCCGAGCCGGTGGTACTCGCCGAGGCGGGACACCAGCTCGTCCGGCTCCAGAAATCCGGACGCCCAGGTGGGCGTGGCGAGCAGAAACGGCATCGGGTCGGTGCCCACCCGGTAGGCCGCCTCCCACAGTCGCGCGTTGAAGGCGGCGCTCATCGCGCTGTGCACGCAGGGGTCCGACATCGGTCCGTGCTGATCGGCCTTGTGCAGCGTGGCCGTCCGCACCCGTCCCAGCAGGGCCGCGAGCACGACCTCCAGGCCGTGCGGCGCGGCCCGGAAGTACTCGTCCGCCGAGTGGTGCTGAAGATCGGCGTCGGCCCACCAGAGCCGCGCGACCACCGGTGCCAGGGCTTCGGCCAGCTCCTCCCGGCGCCGGTGGGCGTGCCGCACCAGGCCGTCCAGTGCGCGCTCGAACGCCGCCACGTCCCCGTCGCCGGACGCCAGCAGGGCGCCGACCTCCTCGGCCAGCTCGGTCGCCGAGTCCGGCGCGGGCGCGAGCCGGTCCGGCACCGGCGCGGGAGGCAGCAGCTCCAGATACGGCGGCGGCGCGAGCTCGGCCGCGTCCATTCCCAGGACCATGCCGGCGCGCGCTCGCAGTCCGGCGCTCAACCGGACGGCCGCGTCGGCCACTTCCGCACGCGCCCGCACGTCCACCACGCCGACGTACCGCTCCACCAGCTTCCATGCACGCTCCTGCATGTCCGTGTCCTCGTGCCCGAAGGCCTGCGCCACCGAGGGCAGCAGTTCGGTCGCGGTGGACGGGTCGCGCCGGAGCACCTTCCCGAGCAGCACGAGCTGGGCGCGCACCAGCTTCTTCTCCGTGCGGAACAGCACGCCGGCGGACATCTCGGCGAGCTGACGGGACGTGATCCCGCCGGCCGACGCCAGAGCGCCCAGCACCGACTGGGCGTGGGCCGCCACGGTGGAGGCCGCGTGGGAGGTGAGCGCCAGCCAGTCGGCGACCCGCTCCCGCTCCTCGTCCCGGCTGAGCCCTAGTGCCGCCAACAACCGCAGGAAGACGCGGCAGTCGGACGCCGCGCCGCCCCGCAGCAGCCGGGCCACGCAGTCGTCCACCAGGGCCTTCCGGTCGAGGACGCCCTCCTCGGTGAGCCGCGCGAGGGCGTTGCACCAACTGTCCGGACCGTCGCCGAAGAGCCAGTCCAGGTGGCTGCCGATGTCGGGGATCCCGAAGAGCGCGGGGACGAGCTCCGCCGTGTACGGATCCTGGCGAAGCCTCTGGGCAACGGTGTCGCCGCGCTGCCACAGGCTGCCGATCTGCTCGACCCAGCCGACGACGTAGGTCTCCGTCGTCGGCACCGCGCAACCGGACAGCCGCACCAGTCCCGCCATCAGCTCGTAGGGGACCTGGGCGGTCGCCGGGCGGTCCGCGAGCCGCCGCGCGAGGTTGCCCAGCCAGTCCCGGTCCCGGTCGCCCAGCACGTGGAGCAGTGCCGCGGGAGACGCCTGGGACCAGCGCATGTCGGCCGCGGTGATCCAGGCCGCCGCCCCGGCCGCTCCGGTGTGGCAGGCGGCACCGGCCGCGTGCAGTGCGGGATACGCCTTGCGGGACGCGGCGTCCCAGGGCGCGACCCGCAGCTCCTTGCGCAGCTCCTTCAGCGCGGGCAGACAGAGCCGCCGCTGCGGATCCGTCATCCCGTCCAGCAGACCCGCGGCCTCGTTCGTCCGCCCCGCCCGTACGGTCGTCAGCAACGTGTCACTCACCGGCACCGCACCGCTCATCGCACACCCCCGTCTGCCAGAACCTCCGCCTGCCCGGACACCGCGCCGCGGCGGACCATGCGTTCCGCCAGCGCGTGCTTGCACGGCCCGCGCCCGCCCCGGTACCTGGCCCACCACAGGCAGCTGCAGCTCAGCACCCCCGCGTCGTCGCGCACCCGGTGCGCGTGCCCGTCCTGGGCGGTCACCGTGCCGAGGACGCCGTCCAGGACCACCGCGCCCGCGCCCACGAGATCCCGGGCGGCCCGCAACCGGGGGTTGTACCGCCCCACGCGCCCGGCGTCGTAAGGGAGTTCGCGGTGGAAGTAGGCCGCTTCCGCCGTGTCGTAGCCCACGCGTCCCGAGGTGCCCAGCCGGACGAGGGCCGCCCGCACCCGCTCGGCGGGCAGTCCCGAAGAGGCCGACAGGTCCCCGACGTCGATCCTGGGTTCCCAGGCCAGCAGGACCGCGATCAGTTCCGCGTCCTCGGCCGTCTCGTCCGCGGCCAGCGCGTCGAGCACTCCGCCCTCGCCGGAGAAGCCCCGGGAGGCCTCCGGTGACAGTGTCAGTGTGAGCCGCATCCCGGGCAGGACGACCTCCCAGGCACTGGCCGTGGCGGCGCCCCCGGCGAGCGCGGGACCGTACACCCGCAGCGCCGACGCGTGCCGGAGCACCCGTTGGAGGGCGATCAGCCGCTCCGGGCCCGGGAGGCAGACCGCTCCGGGCACCGGCCGGGTGGTGGGTCGCAGGACATGCCCCGCGGGCACCACCCACCGCGCGCCCCGGGAGGCGCCACGTGCGCTGGACCGGGGCAGCGAGCGCAGGAACCGCACGGCCTCCGACGCGGGCAGTTCGGCCCGCAGGTCGAAACCGGCCGCTATCACCTGGGCCTCGGCGAAACCCCGGAGCCAGCGGTCCGGCAGCGGCACCTTCTTCTCCACGACCGGCCCGTCCAGGGTGGTCACGGCCATCTCGTCCGGGCCGACACGCAGATGCAGCGGATCGTCGGAACCGATCCTCGACAGAGCCTCCCGCAAGGGGTTGTTGACGTCGACGTTCGTCGTGCCGTGCCCCACCTCGCCGCCGTCGAGCCCCGCCTCGAGGACGTCCAGCCGGGCGTACACCCCACCGCAGCCGGAGAAGGACTCGAAACGCAGCCGGTCGCCGTTGCCCGTGACCACCGGGTCCAGGGACGCCGCCAGCTGCCGCTGGAAGTAGCGCGCCCCCGCCACGTCGGCGACCGCGAGCAGCCCGGCCGACGCCACCTGAGGCGAGGTCAGGAATCCCGCGAAGAAACGGGGATGATCCTCGACGCCGCGGGGCGTCGCACCTCGTGAGGTCTCAAGTCCCAGGCGGCCTCCGCCCGGTGAGGACTCCAGCGCGGAGGATCGGGTGTAGGCCACGGCCTGCAAAGATCGCGTCATGGAAAAACCGTAGAGGCGACCACTGACAATCGGCTCCGACCTGCGCGGACATGGGCGCCGAGCAGGCACCGACGTGCCGCGTACCGGGGGATGACGCCGGTACGCGGCACAGGTTTTGAGGGTACGGGAACCGCGGCCCCGCACACCCTCGGCACGCGCCACGGGAGCAGCCGTGACGAGAGGGAACTACTGCCCCACGCGCCCCGGCTGCAGGACCTTCGTGAACAGGACCGCCCCTCCGGTGGCCCGCAGACGGACCGTCAGTTCGCCGCTGTCACCGTCGATGTCGACCTCGCCGAAGTACTGGGGCGACTCCATCGGGGAAACGTTCGCTCTCGTCGGCGCCTTGACGAAGACCCGGTCCGGACCGAACGTGCCGTCCAGCGCGTTGGCCTGGAAACCGCCCGCGGCGAGCGGGCCGGAGACGAACTCCCAGAACGGCGCGAAGTCCTTGAAGGCCGCACGCGAGGGGTCGTAGTGCTGTGCCGAGGTGTAGTGGACGTCGGCCGTCAGCCACACCGTGCCGGTGATCCGGCGGTGCTTGACGAACCGCAGCAGCTCCGCGATCTGGAGCTCGCGGCCGAGCGGAGCGCCCGGGTCGCCCTGTGCGACGGCCTCGATGTCCGTCGCGCCGTCCGGCACGACCAGGCCGAGCGGCATGTCGGCGGCGATCACCTTCCACACGGCACGCGACCGTGCCAGTTCCCGCTTCAGCCAGGCCAGTTGCTCCGCGCCCAGGATGCCGGTGGTGTCGTCGGTCTGCCGCCCCGGCGAGTTGGCGTTGCGGTATGTGCGCATGTCCAGCACGAACACGTCCAGCAGGGGGCCGTGGCGCACGACCCGGTGCACCCGGCCCTCCTCGCCCGTGGCGGGCAGCGTGGAGATCGGGAAGTACTCGCTGAACGCCTTGCGGGCCCGGGACGCCAGCGTGTCGACGTCCTTCACCGTGTAGCGGGCGTCGGTGAGGATCTCGCCCGGGTACCAGTTGTTGACGACCTCGTGGTCGTCCCACTGGGCGATCGTCGGGACCTGCGCGTTGAACCGGCGCACGTTCTCGTCGAGCAGCGAGTACCGGAAGTTGCCGCGGTACTCGGCGAGGGTCTCCGCGACCTTGGACTTCTCCTCGGTGGTGACGTTCCGCCAGACACGGCCGTCCGGGAGTGTCACGGACGCCGACAGCGGCCCGTCCGCGTAGATCGTGTCACCGCTGCACAGGAAGAAGTCCGGGTCCAGGCGGCGCATCTCCTCGTACGCGTACAGACCGCCGATGTCCGGGTTGATGCCCCAGCCCTGGCCCACGATGTCACCGGACCACAAAAACCGGACGCCCTGGCGCCGCTTCGAGGGCGCTGTCCGGAAGGTGCCCTGTACGGGTTCGCCCGTGCGGCGGTAGTCGTCGGGGTCGGCCAGGGTCACCCGGTAGTGGATCTGCTCCCCGGACGGCAGACCGCGGAGCGGGACCGTACCCGTGAAGTCCGTGTCGGCACCCAGGAGGGGGCCGTGCCATCTGCGCGGCCTGCGGAACGACTCGGTCGCGGAGGTCTCCACGATCATGCGTGCGGGCCGGTCGGAACGCACCCACACCAGACCGGAGTGCGTGGTCACGTCTCCGGCCTGCACACCCCATTGCGCCTGGGGCCGCCCCGACAGGGCGAACGCCGGAGCCGCGGCGGCGACTGCGGAGGGCAGGGCGAGTGCCGCCGACGCGGCGAGCGTGCCGCGCAGGACGCTGCGGCGGCCGGGGAGCGGGCTCGGCGGGCTGAGTGGCATGGGGCGCCTCCTGGGGCGGGTCGGCCGATGTGCATGGCTATGGATACAACTACTGGTGTGCCGCAGCGCACGCGGAAACCGCAAGTGAACAACGTGCTCCGCTCCGCCCGAGGTGGAGATCCGGCCGGAGTCGGCGGACATGTGACGGGACGGTGTGTGCCGTCGGCGCTCGGCTCCCCACGCCACTCGGTGCAGGCCGGCGCGCGGGCGTCGTCGCCCGGCTACCCGGGGCGCGTCGCCGTCGCCAGAAGGCGGATTCCCTCGCGGATGCGTGCCGGGGACACATGCGCGTACCCGAGGACGAGTCGCACCACGTCGTCCCCGGCCGGAGTCCGTGTGTAGTCCGAGAGCGGGCGGACGGCGACGCCGGCCCCGGCGGCGGAGGCCAGGAAGCGCTGGGGCGGCCCGTAGCGGTCGGGAAGCGTCGCGATGACGTGCAGACCGGCCGCGATGCCGGAGACCTCCGTCCCGGGAAGGTGTTCGGCCAGGGCCGTGACCAGTGTGTCGCGGCGTTCCCGGTACGCGCGCCCGCAGCGGCGGAGCTGACGGTCGTAGTCGCCGCGTTCCACGAAGCGGGCGAGGAGCGCCTGGTCGATGACGGGATTGCCGAGGTCCATCGTGCGTTTGCGTTCGACGACCTCCTCGGCGAACGACGCCGGTACCAGCAGCCAGCCGAGCCGCAGCCCGGGTGCCAGCGACTTGCTGACGGAACCCGTGTACGCGACGTGCTCCGGATCGAGGCCCTGCAGGGCGCCCACCGGCGCCCGGTCGTAGCGGAAGTCCCCGTCGTAGTCGTCCTCGACGACGAGCCCGTCCACGGACCGTGCCCAGTCGAGGAGTTCCGCGCGGCGGCGCGCGGAGTACGCGATCCCGGACGGGAACTGGTGCGAGGGGGTCGTCACCACGGCCCGCACCCCCGACGCCCGCAGCGCCCCGCTGTCCAGACCCTCGTCGTCCAGCGGCAGCGGTACGACGCCGAGACCCGCCGACGCGTACAGGGCCCCGTGATCGGGGCTTCCGGGGTCCTCCACGCCGACGGCACGCACCCCGCGCGCGTGGAGCACGAATCCCAGCAGTGTGGTCGCCTGGGCCACACCGGAGACGACCATCACCCGCTCCGGATCCGCGACCACACCCCTGCGCCGGGTGAGCAGCTCCGCGAGCGCGCTGCGCAGCCGGGGCAGCCCGCGCGGATCCGGATAGCCCAGCGTGTGGTGCGGCAGTTCGGCGAGCACCCCGCGCTGCGCGGCCGACCACGCGGCGCGCGGGAACAGCGACAGGTCGGGCGTCCCGGGCAGGAAGTCCGTCCGCGCGCCGGGGGAGCGGGGCGCGAGGTCCCGCACGAGAGGGTCGGCCGCCCGCACGGCACCGCCGACCCAGGTCCCCGCACCCCGGTCACTGCGGAGGTACCCCTCCGCGGTCAGCTGCTCGTACGCCTCCGTGACCAGACCCCGTGACACCCCGAGATCGGCGGCGAGTTCACGGCTGGACGGCAGCCGGGTGCCCGGCGCGAGCCGCCCCGCCCGGACCGCCTCCCGCAGCGCCGCCTGCAGGGCACGGCCACGCGCGCGTGCCGGTGCCGAAGCGGCCGGCAGGAGCATGTCCCAGGCGCCGGCCCGGCCCGCCGCGGCGGGCTCCTCCGGATTGGTCCCCGATGACGTCATGGAAGTGGACCTTAAACCGGACCGCGGCCCTTCATAGCGTCACACCCATGAACGCCACCACCACGCGCGGGTCCCTGCTCGCGGCCCTCGCCTGTGTCCTCGTCGGAGGCTCCTTCACCGCCAACAGCGTCCTCGGCCACTATCCGTACGCGGGCGGCCAGTTCCTGCGCTACGGCCTCGCGTGCCTGCTCCTCCTCCCCCTGGTGGGGCGGGGCGGGGCGGCGCCCCTGCGGGCACTGACCGCGCGCCACTGGACACGCCTCGCGCTGCTCGCGGCCGTCGGCATGGTCGGTTTCAACCTCGCCGTGATCGCCGCCGAGCGCACCGCGGAACCCGCGATACCGGGTGTCTTCGTAGGCTGCGCCCCGGTGGTCGTCGCCGTACTCGTCCCCCTTCAGGAGGGCCGCCGGCCCCAACGGCTCGTCCTGTACGGAGCGTTGCTCGTGGCAGGTGGCGCCTTCACGGTCCAGGGCTGGGGCCGTACCGACGGAGCCGGTATCGCCTTCTCCTTGTGCGCGCTCGTCGGAGAGGTCGGCTTCGCGGTGCTCGCGGTGCCCGTCCTGCGGCCGCTCGGACCGAGGCTGCTCTCCGCGACCGTGTGCGGGATCGCGGCGGTCGAGTCGGCGGTGGCCGGGGTGATCGTCGACGGCCGTGACTGGCTGCGGACTCCGGACTCCACCGAGGCCGTCGCACTGCTGTGGCAGGCGGCGATCGTCACGGTCGTCGGCTTCGTCTGCTGGTACATGGGCATGCAGCGCATCGGCGCGGAACGCGCGACGCTCTTCTCCGGCCTCATTCCGGTGGCCGCCGCCTGCACGGCCCCGCTCGTCGGAACGGGGTCCTACGGGGCGGCACAGGCCGTGGGCAGTGCCCTGGTGGGCGCCGGAGTCGCCCTCGGCTCCGGTGCGTCGAACCGCGGGGCGCGGGGCTCAGCGGCTGCCGTCCAGGATGACCCGGGCGACCAGCGCGGGGTCGTCGTTCATCGGGACGTGACCGCAGCCGGGCAGCCGCACCAGCCGGGCCCCGGGGATGATCTGCTTGGCGCGGACCCCCTGGCGGCGCACCAGGATCCGGTCCCGCATCCCCCACGCGACGGTGACGGGAAGCCCGGGGACGTCGTCCGTGAACTGGACCGAACCGCCCGCCCTGAGGGTCTCCATGAATCCCTGGGCGTTGGCCAGTGCGAGGGTCTCGGCGACCACCGCCTCGGGTGAACGGCGGGCCGGGCGCGCGTAGATGCTGCTGGTCAGCGCCGCGCGGCCGGCCGCCGACCGCGACAGCCGCTCGACCATCGGCAGCGGCATGCTCCGGGCCGCCTGCCGCATCGCCTGCAGCAGTCCGAACGCATACCGCCGCTCGACGGGCGACCAGAAACCGGCGGGAGAGAGCGCCGTGACGGACCGTACGAGCTTCTCGCGGCCCAGTTCGAGGGCCAGCAGGCCGCCCAGGGAGTTCCCCGCCACATGCGGCCGGTCGATGTCCAGCGTCTCGCACAGCGCGGCGAGCGCCGCGTTCATCGTCGTCAGGTCGTGGGCGAGGCCGTCGGGCAGTGCGGGGGACTCACCGAAACCGGGCAGGTCCACCGCGATCACGTCGCGCTCGGCCGCCAGGAGGTCGACGACCGGGTCCCACGCCTGCCGGTGGTGGCCTATCCCGTGCAGCAGCAGGAGCGGCTGGCCGTTGCCCACGCGCGTGTACGCGAGGGACACGGTCCGCGGGCCGTGCGGAGAGGGGACGCTGAAGGAGACCGTGGCGGCCATGGACTGCTCCTCGTCTGGAACCGGGGCGACTCCTAGACAGCTTGTCAGCAATTACTACCGGCGGGTAGCCCCCGGCTGTGCCAACCTTCTGGACGTACGTCGCGCAAGGCGCCCCATGCCCCTCCCGGTCGGTCCCCGACGGCTCCTGATGTCGCTGGACACGAGCCCACGTGCCGGGATGGGATGGCTTCGTGGCTACCGACACCGTGACCGAGGTCTTCCAGGAGCACCGGCCCGTTCTGATGGGCGTCGCCTACCGCATGCTCGGCCGGGTGGCCGACGCCGAGGACGTGGTGCAGGACGCGTGGCTGCGCTGGTCCGGCGCCGACCGCTCCGGCGTGCGCGAACCGCGCGGCTACCTGGTGCGCGTCGTCACCCGGCTCGCCATCGACCGGCTGCGGCAGGTCCAGTCCCGCAACGAGTCCTACGTGGGACCGTGGCTGCCCGAGCCGTACCTCACCGATTTCGGGGACACCGTCGCCGACACGGCCGAGCGCGCCGTCCTCGCCGACACGGTCTCGCTGGCCGTCCTCGTGGTCCTGGAGTCCCTCTCACCGCTGGAGCGCGCGGTGTTCGTGCTCCGGGAAGCCTTCGGCTATCCGTACGCGGACATCGCCGTCACCCTCGACCGCAGTGAGCCCGCGGTACGGCAGCTCGCGGGGCGGGCCCGCCGTCACGTCGAGGAGAAACGCCCGCGCTACGAGGTCGACCCGAACGAACGGCGCGACCTCACCGAGCGGTTCCTCGCCGCGGCGTTCGAGGGTGATCTGGA of the Streptomyces aurantiacus genome contains:
- a CDS encoding GNAT family N-acetyltransferase yields the protein MTPDMSHATRTKNGRPVHHWRRHLIRLAALFTAAAVADTVAHLTGHGSYGPVLLAIPAIALIATAGFHTWWARRHGHAPPTGDTGARPPASVRQAGAAVGDAGSPEAGSGEAVLWRMRTTVRDEPGSLAALCVALAGLRVDILSLQTHPLAEGTVDEFLLRAPAPVAASDVTDTVALAGGRGTWIERADAHDLVDAPTRVLGLATRTALDAAELPLALRQLLGRCTIRSLPATSVRGDRSHEGAPVEGALEDTVMRLRAPEGGVITVERPYLPFTPTEFARARALVELDARLGPRVPHSRDVLTLPRGNDITVRRADAGDVDAAKAMHERCSQRTLSMRYHGPVNDADKYLKHLLSPHFGRTLAVQTASGRVVGLGHLLWDGDETEIALLVEDDWQRRGIGGELLGRLVAMAVEAGCESVYAVTQSSNTGMVAAMRALDLPLDYQIEEGTLVITARLSAMPLDPHPPYAEAPGDEREQMPEHEHSVRD
- a CDS encoding DUF7824 domain-containing protein is translated as MSGAVPVSDTLLTTVRAGRTNEAAGLLDGMTDPQRRLCLPALKELRKELRVAPWDAASRKAYPALHAAGAACHTGAAGAAAWITAADMRWSQASPAALLHVLGDRDRDWLGNLARRLADRPATAQVPYELMAGLVRLSGCAVPTTETYVVGWVEQIGSLWQRGDTVAQRLRQDPYTAELVPALFGIPDIGSHLDWLFGDGPDSWCNALARLTEEGVLDRKALVDDCVARLLRGGAASDCRVFLRLLAALGLSRDEERERVADWLALTSHAASTVAAHAQSVLGALASAGGITSRQLAEMSAGVLFRTEKKLVRAQLVLLGKVLRRDPSTATELLPSVAQAFGHEDTDMQERAWKLVERYVGVVDVRARAEVADAAVRLSAGLRARAGMVLGMDAAELAPPPYLELLPPAPVPDRLAPAPDSATELAEEVGALLASGDGDVAAFERALDGLVRHAHRRREELAEALAPVVARLWWADADLQHHSADEYFRAAPHGLEVVLAALLGRVRTATLHKADQHGPMSDPCVHSAMSAAFNARLWEAAYRVGTDPMPFLLATPTWASGFLEPDELVSRLGEYHRLGARPGAADFAQALLRVRRDDRAVAAAAAGRAASLGTAHGERLARWLAGDAPTVPTSRRRTSGVRILLELGELDELQADLPPAFRRLGRPVGVFEARRYCHHYWSQDGRQHWLAVVPGRRELVAARLMREVSSVSVEGTRNAATILPLIAEAEGEAGEAVHLCVAYGLGARHPEDRLGAVDALLVLAARGQLDAERLGGDLGQLVRRGAVKPLRLAESARTAATTGAYATVWSILRAALPVLLADLAADGAAPATRGFGELLAVAAECAELTGARDDVAYLAQAAERSGSSRLVTQARRLRDTLGREVAA
- a CDS encoding SWIM zinc finger family protein — encoded protein: MTRSLQAVAYTRSSALESSPGGGRLGLETSRGATPRGVEDHPRFFAGFLTSPQVASAGLLAVADVAGARYFQRQLAASLDPVVTGNGDRLRFESFSGCGGVYARLDVLEAGLDGGEVGHGTTNVDVNNPLREALSRIGSDDPLHLRVGPDEMAVTTLDGPVVEKKVPLPDRWLRGFAEAQVIAAGFDLRAELPASEAVRFLRSLPRSSARGASRGARWVVPAGHVLRPTTRPVPGAVCLPGPERLIALQRVLRHASALRVYGPALAGGAATASAWEVVLPGMRLTLTLSPEASRGFSGEGGVLDALAADETAEDAELIAVLLAWEPRIDVGDLSASSGLPAERVRAALVRLGTSGRVGYDTAEAAYFHRELPYDAGRVGRYNPRLRAARDLVGAGAVVLDGVLGTVTAQDGHAHRVRDDAGVLSCSCLWWARYRGGRGPCKHALAERMVRRGAVSGQAEVLADGGVR
- a CDS encoding alkaline phosphatase D family protein; translated protein: MPLSPPSPLPGRRSVLRGTLAASAALALPSAVAAAAPAFALSGRPQAQWGVQAGDVTTHSGLVWVRSDRPARMIVETSATESFRRPRRWHGPLLGADTDFTGTVPLRGLPSGEQIHYRVTLADPDDYRRTGEPVQGTFRTAPSKRRQGVRFLWSGDIVGQGWGINPDIGGLYAYEEMRRLDPDFFLCSGDTIYADGPLSASVTLPDGRVWRNVTTEEKSKVAETLAEYRGNFRYSLLDENVRRFNAQVPTIAQWDDHEVVNNWYPGEILTDARYTVKDVDTLASRARKAFSEYFPISTLPATGEEGRVHRVVRHGPLLDVFVLDMRTYRNANSPGRQTDDTTGILGAEQLAWLKRELARSRAVWKVIAADMPLGLVVPDGATDIEAVAQGDPGAPLGRELQIAELLRFVKHRRITGTVWLTADVHYTSAQHYDPSRAAFKDFAPFWEFVSGPLAAGGFQANALDGTFGPDRVFVKAPTRANVSPMESPQYFGEVDIDGDSGELTVRLRATGGAVLFTKVLQPGRVGQ
- a CDS encoding PLP-dependent aminotransferase family protein; the encoded protein is MTSSGTNPEEPAAAGRAGAWDMLLPAASAPARARGRALQAALREAVRAGRLAPGTRLPSSRELAADLGVSRGLVTEAYEQLTAEGYLRSDRGAGTWVGGAVRAADPLVRDLAPRSPGARTDFLPGTPDLSLFPRAAWSAAQRGVLAELPHHTLGYPDPRGLPRLRSALAELLTRRRGVVADPERVMVVSGVAQATTLLGFVLHARGVRAVGVEDPGSPDHGALYASAGLGVVPLPLDDEGLDSGALRASGVRAVVTTPSHQFPSGIAYSARRRAELLDWARSVDGLVVEDDYDGDFRYDRAPVGALQGLDPEHVAYTGSVSKSLAPGLRLGWLLVPASFAEEVVERKRTMDLGNPVIDQALLARFVERGDYDRQLRRCGRAYRERRDTLVTALAEHLPGTEVSGIAAGLHVIATLPDRYGPPQRFLASAAGAGVAVRPLSDYTRTPAGDDVVRLVLGYAHVSPARIREGIRLLATATRPG
- a CDS encoding alpha/beta fold hydrolase translates to MAATVSFSVPSPHGPRTVSLAYTRVGNGQPLLLLHGIGHHRQAWDPVVDLLAAERDVIAVDLPGFGESPALPDGLAHDLTTMNAALAALCETLDIDRPHVAGNSLGGLLALELGREKLVRSVTALSPAGFWSPVERRYAFGLLQAMRQAARSMPLPMVERLSRSAAGRAALTSSIYARPARRSPEAVVAETLALANAQGFMETLRAGGSVQFTDDVPGLPVTVAWGMRDRILVRRQGVRAKQIIPGARLVRLPGCGHVPMNDDPALVARVILDGSR